A part of Streptomyces sp. NBC_01235 genomic DNA contains:
- a CDS encoding NAD-dependent epimerase/dehydratase family protein, which yields MLTLVTGTTGQVGRRFVPRLLAQAGPNDRVRILVRDAARGERFAELGAEVVVGDLRDVEALAKAVAGADAVVNVAASFRGVPDEEAWAVNRDAAVELGRAALASGVRRFVQVSTGLVYGLGRGRPLTEEDEVRPGGGEMWGAYPESKGVAERELFALDGLDVRVGRLAFVYGEGDPHLAQSLMWAGNWAAAQRLHMVHHADVAQGLLRLLHAPGAAGRAYNIADDAPVTAVELHQLNGVDVPAELYERTDPDPFFQLTSTDRIRRELGYRPLYPSVYAAREAGAL from the coding sequence ATGTTGACACTGGTGACGGGCACGACGGGGCAGGTCGGCCGGCGCTTCGTGCCGAGGCTGCTGGCGCAGGCCGGGCCCAACGACCGGGTGCGCATCCTGGTGCGCGACGCGGCGCGTGGGGAGCGGTTCGCGGAGCTGGGCGCCGAGGTGGTGGTCGGGGATCTGCGGGACGTGGAGGCGCTGGCCAAGGCGGTGGCCGGGGCGGACGCGGTCGTGAACGTCGCGGCGTCCTTCCGCGGGGTGCCGGACGAGGAGGCGTGGGCCGTCAACCGGGACGCGGCGGTGGAACTGGGCCGCGCCGCGCTGGCCTCCGGCGTGCGGCGGTTCGTGCAGGTCAGCACGGGGCTGGTCTACGGCCTCGGGCGGGGCCGCCCGCTGACCGAGGAGGACGAGGTCCGGCCCGGCGGCGGCGAGATGTGGGGCGCCTACCCCGAGTCGAAGGGGGTGGCCGAGCGGGAGCTGTTCGCTCTGGACGGCCTGGACGTGCGCGTCGGCCGCCTCGCCTTCGTCTACGGCGAGGGCGATCCGCACCTCGCCCAGTCGCTGATGTGGGCCGGGAACTGGGCGGCGGCCCAGCGGCTGCACATGGTCCACCACGCGGATGTCGCCCAGGGGCTGCTGCGTCTCCTGCACGCGCCGGGAGCCGCCGGCCGGGCCTACAACATCGCCGACGACGCCCCCGTCACGGCGGTCGAACTGCACCAGCTCAACGGGGTCGACGTCCCCGCCGAACTCTACGAGCGCACCGACCCCGACCCGTTCTTCCAGCTGACGTCCACCGACCGCATCCGCCGTGAGCTGGGCTACCGCCCGCTGTACCCCAGCGTGTACGCGGCCCGCGAGGCCGGAGCCCTGTAA
- a CDS encoding GH1 family beta-glucosidase produces MANDPRAAAHPIPQFPAGFLWGVSTSAHQIEGAVDEREPSVWDTFTAEPGRVKDGSTAAVACDHYHRYGEDVALLSGLGVDAYRFSVSWPRVNSPGGPDFYDRLVDALLTAGVRPVPTLFHWDLPANLDWLERDTASRFAEYVSVVVDRLGDRVKKWITLNEPAEHTLLGHALGTHAPGRQLLFDALPVAHHQLLAHGLAVQALRAAGATDIGVANSHGPTWPASQEPADLEAAAFYDVLLNRLFAEPLLLGEYPEGLGELMPGDVASDLKVISEPLDWYGINYYAPTRVGAPQGTEIEFGGITMPAELPFSVREIEGVPVTDFGWPVVPEGLTELLTTFKDRYGDRLPPVVVTENGCSYEGVDDQARIAYLDGHLRALHNALEAGVDVRGYFVWSLLDNFEWAEGYERRFGLVHVDFATQTRTPKASYAWLRDVLRAQRSPAQG; encoded by the coding sequence ATGGCGAACGATCCGCGTGCCGCGGCGCACCCGATACCCCAGTTCCCGGCCGGCTTCCTGTGGGGTGTGTCCACCTCCGCCCATCAGATCGAGGGCGCGGTGGACGAGCGCGAGCCGTCCGTGTGGGACACCTTCACGGCCGAGCCGGGGCGGGTGAAGGACGGCTCGACGGCGGCCGTGGCCTGCGACCACTACCACCGCTACGGCGAGGACGTGGCCCTCCTGTCGGGCCTCGGGGTGGACGCGTACCGCTTCTCCGTCTCCTGGCCGAGGGTGAACTCCCCCGGCGGCCCGGACTTCTACGACCGCCTCGTCGACGCACTGCTGACGGCGGGCGTACGCCCCGTGCCCACCCTGTTCCACTGGGACCTCCCGGCGAACCTGGACTGGCTGGAGCGGGACACCGCTTCCCGGTTCGCGGAGTACGTGTCGGTGGTCGTGGACCGCCTCGGCGACCGCGTCAAGAAGTGGATCACCCTCAACGAGCCCGCCGAACACACCCTGTTGGGCCATGCCCTCGGCACCCACGCGCCGGGCAGGCAGCTGCTCTTCGACGCGCTCCCGGTGGCCCACCACCAGCTCCTGGCCCACGGTCTCGCAGTCCAGGCCCTGCGCGCGGCCGGCGCCACGGACATCGGCGTCGCCAACTCCCACGGCCCGACCTGGCCGGCCTCCCAGGAGCCCGCCGACCTGGAGGCGGCTGCCTTCTACGACGTCCTGCTGAACCGCCTGTTCGCGGAGCCGCTGCTGCTGGGCGAGTATCCGGAGGGGCTGGGCGAGCTGATGCCCGGCGACGTGGCATCCGACCTGAAGGTGATCTCCGAGCCGCTCGACTGGTACGGGATCAACTACTACGCCCCGACCCGCGTCGGCGCCCCGCAGGGCACCGAGATCGAGTTCGGCGGGATCACGATGCCGGCCGAACTCCCCTTCTCCGTGCGGGAGATCGAGGGCGTCCCGGTGACCGACTTCGGCTGGCCCGTAGTCCCGGAAGGCCTGACCGAACTCCTGACGACCTTCAAGGACCGCTACGGCGACCGCCTCCCGCCGGTGGTCGTCACCGAGAACGGCTGCTCCTACGAGGGCGTCGACGACCAGGCCCGCATCGCCTACCTGGACGGCCACCTCCGCGCCCTGCACAACGCGCTGGAGGCCGGCGTCGACGTGCGCGGCTACTTCGTGTGGTCGCTGCTGGACAACTTCGAGTGGGCGGAGGGGTACGAGCGCCGCTTCGGCCTGGTCCACGTCGACTTCGCGACGCAGACCCGGACCCCGAAGGCGTCGTACGCCTGGCTGCGGGACGTGCTGCGGGCGCAGAGATCGCCGGCACAGGGATGA
- the leuA gene encoding 2-isopropylmalate synthase, which yields MANRQQPSQMPIHKYGQYEQVDIPDRTWPEKRITTAPRWLSTDLRDGNQALIDPMSPERKRRMFDQLVKMGYKEIEVGFPASGQTDFDFVRSIIEEEGAIPDDVTISVLTQAREDLIERTVESLKGARRATVHLYNATAPVFRRVVFRGSKDDIKQIAVDGTRLVMEYAEKLLGPETEFGYQYSPEIFTDTELDFALEVCEAVMDVYQPGPGREIILNLPATVERSTPSTHADRFEWMSRNISRREHVCISVHPHNDRGTAVAAAELALMAGADRVEGCLFGQGERTGNVDLVTLGMNLFSQGVDPQIDFSDIDEIRRTWEYCNQMEVHPRHPYVGDLVYTSFSGSHQDAIKKGFDAMEADAAAKGVTVDDIEWAVPYLPIDPKDVGRSYEAVIRVNSQSGKGGIAYVLKNDHKLDLPRRMQIEFSKLIQAKTDAEGGEVTGGAIWAVFQDEYLPNPKNPWGRIQVRTGQSTTDTDGVDTLTVEATVDGEDTVLTGTGNGPISAFFNALESIGIDVRLLDYQEHTMSEGASAQAASYIECAVGDKVLWGIGIDANTTRASLKAVVSAVNRATR from the coding sequence ATGGCGAACCGCCAGCAGCCCAGCCAGATGCCGATCCACAAGTACGGCCAGTACGAGCAGGTCGACATCCCCGACCGCACCTGGCCCGAGAAGCGGATCACCACCGCCCCCCGCTGGCTCTCCACCGACCTGCGTGACGGCAACCAGGCCCTGATCGACCCCATGTCGCCCGAGCGCAAGCGCCGGATGTTCGACCAGCTGGTCAAGATGGGCTACAAGGAGATCGAGGTCGGCTTCCCGGCCTCCGGCCAGACCGACTTCGACTTCGTGCGCTCGATCATCGAGGAAGAGGGCGCGATCCCGGACGACGTCACGATCTCCGTACTGACCCAGGCCCGCGAGGACCTGATCGAGCGGACCGTGGAGTCCCTGAAGGGCGCCAGGCGCGCGACCGTCCACCTCTACAACGCCACGGCCCCCGTCTTCCGCAGGGTCGTCTTCCGCGGCTCCAAGGACGACATCAAGCAGATCGCCGTCGACGGCACCCGTCTGGTCATGGAGTACGCGGAGAAGCTGCTGGGCCCGGAGACCGAGTTCGGTTACCAGTACAGCCCCGAGATCTTCACCGACACCGAGCTGGACTTCGCCCTGGAGGTCTGCGAGGCGGTGATGGACGTCTACCAGCCCGGTCCGGGCCGCGAGATCATCCTGAATCTGCCGGCCACCGTCGAGCGCTCCACGCCCTCCACCCACGCCGACCGCTTCGAGTGGATGAGCCGCAACATCTCCCGCCGCGAGCACGTCTGCATCTCCGTCCACCCGCACAACGACCGCGGCACCGCCGTCGCCGCCGCCGAGCTGGCACTGATGGCCGGCGCCGACCGCGTCGAGGGCTGTCTGTTCGGGCAGGGCGAGCGCACCGGCAACGTCGACCTGGTCACCCTGGGCATGAACCTGTTCTCGCAGGGCGTCGACCCGCAGATCGACTTCTCCGACATCGACGAGATCCGTCGTACGTGGGAGTACTGCAACCAGATGGAGGTCCACCCGCGCCACCCGTACGTGGGCGACCTGGTCTACACGTCCTTCTCCGGCTCCCACCAGGACGCCATCAAGAAGGGCTTCGACGCCATGGAGGCCGACGCGGCCGCCAAGGGCGTCACCGTCGACGACATCGAGTGGGCGGTGCCGTACCTGCCGATCGACCCGAAGGACGTCGGCCGCTCCTACGAGGCCGTCATTCGCGTCAACTCGCAGTCCGGCAAGGGCGGTATCGCGTACGTCCTGAAGAACGACCACAAGCTGGACCTGCCGCGCCGGATGCAGATCGAGTTCTCGAAGCTGATCCAGGCCAAGACGGACGCCGAGGGCGGCGAGGTCACCGGCGGCGCCATCTGGGCCGTCTTCCAGGACGAGTACCTGCCGAACCCTAAGAACCCCTGGGGCCGCATCCAGGTCCGCACGGGCCAGTCGACGACCGACACCGACGGCGTCGACACGCTGACCGTCGAGGCCACGGTCGACGGCGAGGACACGGTCCTGACCGGCACCGGCAACGGTCCTATCTCGGCCTTCTTCAACGCCCTGGAGTCCATCGGCATCGACGTACGTCTGCTGGACTACCAGGAGCACACGATGAGCGAGGGCGCCTCCGCGCAGGCCGCTTCCTACATCGAATGCGCGGTCGGCGACAAGGTCCTGTGGGGCATCGGCATCGACGCGAACACGACGCGTGCGTCGCTGAAGGCGGTCGTCTCGGCCGTCAACCGCGCGACCCGCTGA
- a CDS encoding MMPL family transporter — protein sequence MGAGKRKSIPWVMLALWVGVLALASPFAAKLADVQHDRVTDYLPASADSTRVATLQEGLPGGGSTELVLVYHRDGGLTAADRATAGEQVSRIAGDHALTGVPQGVPSADGTTLMYPVATNEPGTDEEKRDALVDEVRQVAHSEGGLTVEVGGTGALATDASKVYQSLGGPLLYTTVGVVALLLILIYRSPVLWLVPLVVAGIADYLSMGVAYGLNQAFGTSVSGQSSGIMTILVFGAGTDYALLLVSRYREELRRVERPYDAMRAALRGCGPAVLASSGTVAAGLLCLLAADLNSSRGMGPLGTAGVLCALVAMLTLLPALLVLLGRRVFWPLVPAYGSTPKARRSLFAAMGTSAGRRPRTVLAAGAVLLGALALGALNLPGAVKQQDSFVDRPESVVAMETLAGAFPEQSAQPIEVMTPAARADATLAAIRDTDGVADAREGRTGDRWTEITVTAGAPPQSAAETATIEALRDRLTGSYVGGPSAQRIDLVDTNTRDRLIVVPIVLLAVLLILIALLRSLVAPLMLVAAVVAVWGAALGLGGLVFGPVFGLEGTDPGLGLLSFVFLVALGVDYGIFLMHRMREESVRGAEPVTAALTALRTTGGVIASAGLVLAATFAVLTNMGLVQLVELGFVIAVGVLLDTFLVRTYLVTSASVALGRRVWWPGRLSRAPAPKPQRPDEPEQPDRPERRTAPV from the coding sequence ATGGGGGCCGGGAAAAGGAAGAGCATCCCCTGGGTGATGCTCGCGCTGTGGGTGGGTGTGCTGGCGCTCGCCTCGCCGTTCGCCGCCAAGCTCGCCGACGTACAGCACGACCGGGTCACCGACTACCTGCCGGCGAGCGCCGACTCGACCAGGGTCGCCACCCTGCAAGAGGGGCTGCCCGGCGGCGGGAGCACCGAGCTGGTGCTGGTCTACCACCGTGACGGCGGGCTCACCGCAGCCGACCGGGCGACGGCGGGGGAGCAGGTCTCCAGGATCGCCGGGGACCACGCGCTGACCGGCGTGCCGCAGGGGGTCCCGTCCGCCGACGGCACCACCCTCATGTACCCGGTCGCCACCAACGAGCCCGGCACCGACGAGGAGAAGCGGGACGCGCTCGTCGACGAGGTACGCCAAGTCGCCCACAGCGAAGGCGGGTTGACGGTCGAGGTGGGCGGGACGGGGGCGCTGGCCACCGACGCGAGCAAGGTGTACCAGTCGCTCGGCGGACCGCTGCTCTACACCACCGTCGGCGTCGTCGCCCTCCTGCTGATCCTCATCTACCGCAGCCCGGTGCTGTGGCTGGTGCCGCTCGTCGTGGCCGGGATCGCCGACTACCTGTCCATGGGCGTCGCCTACGGCCTCAACCAGGCCTTCGGCACCTCGGTGTCCGGTCAGAGCTCGGGCATCATGACCATCCTCGTCTTCGGCGCGGGCACGGACTACGCCCTGCTGCTGGTCTCCCGCTACCGGGAGGAGCTGCGGCGCGTGGAGCGGCCGTACGACGCCATGCGGGCAGCGCTGCGCGGCTGCGGGCCCGCCGTGCTCGCCTCCTCCGGGACCGTCGCCGCCGGACTGCTGTGCCTGCTCGCCGCCGACCTCAACTCCAGCCGGGGGATGGGACCGCTGGGCACCGCCGGGGTGCTGTGCGCGCTCGTCGCCATGCTGACGCTGCTGCCCGCGCTCCTCGTCCTGCTGGGCCGCCGGGTGTTCTGGCCGCTGGTGCCCGCATACGGCTCCACGCCCAAGGCCCGCCGGTCGCTGTTCGCCGCGATGGGCACCTCGGCCGGCCGGCGCCCCCGGACCGTCCTGGCGGCCGGCGCCGTCCTGCTCGGCGCGCTCGCGCTGGGCGCGCTGAACCTGCCCGGCGCGGTCAAGCAGCAGGACTCCTTCGTCGACCGGCCCGAGTCGGTCGTCGCCATGGAGACCCTCGCCGGCGCCTTCCCGGAGCAGTCCGCCCAGCCCATCGAGGTCATGACCCCAGCCGCCCGCGCCGACGCCACGCTCGCCGCGATCCGCGACACGGACGGCGTCGCCGACGCCCGCGAGGGCCGCACCGGGGACCGCTGGACGGAGATCACGGTGACCGCCGGCGCGCCGCCGCAGTCGGCGGCCGAGACGGCGACCATCGAGGCACTGCGGGACCGGCTGACCGGCTCCTACGTGGGCGGGCCCAGCGCCCAGCGGATCGACCTGGTGGACACCAACACCCGAGACCGGCTGATCGTCGTGCCGATCGTCCTCCTCGCCGTCCTGCTGATCCTGATCGCGCTGCTGCGGTCGCTCGTCGCGCCGCTGATGCTGGTCGCCGCCGTGGTCGCGGTGTGGGGCGCGGCGCTCGGCCTCGGCGGGCTGGTGTTCGGGCCGGTGTTCGGCCTCGAGGGCACGGATCCGGGGCTGGGGCTGCTGTCCTTCGTCTTCCTGGTCGCCCTCGGCGTCGACTACGGCATCTTCCTGATGCACCGGATGCGGGAGGAGTCGGTGCGCGGCGCCGAACCCGTCACCGCCGCGCTGACCGCGCTGCGGACGACCGGCGGGGTCATCGCCTCCGCAGGCCTCGTCCTCGCCGCGACCTTCGCCGTGCTGACGAACATGGGGCTCGTCCAACTCGTCGAGCTGGGCTTCGTGATCGCGGTGGGCGTGCTGCTGGACACCTTCCTCGTCCGGACCTACCTGGTGACCAGCGCGAGCGTGGCACTGGGGCGGCGGGTGTGGTGGCCGGGCCGGCTGTCACGGGCACCGGCACCGAAGCCGCAGCGGCCGGACGAGCCGGAGCAGCCGGATCGGCCGGAGCGACGGACGGCGCCGGTGTGA
- a CDS encoding protealysin inhibitor emfourin: MRIQVRRTGGFAGIERRAEVNTSGRPDAGEWHALAEQAVAAGQGGPPMGVPDGFSYEITVDGRTVYAADPRLTEEQRKLISRVLKEGA, translated from the coding sequence ATGCGTATTCAGGTGAGGCGCACGGGCGGGTTCGCGGGCATCGAGCGGCGGGCCGAGGTGAACACCTCGGGGCGGCCCGATGCCGGCGAATGGCACGCCCTGGCCGAGCAGGCGGTCGCCGCCGGTCAGGGCGGGCCGCCCATGGGCGTGCCCGACGGATTCAGTTACGAGATCACGGTGGACGGCAGGACGGTGTACGCGGCCGATCCCCGGCTCACGGAGGAGCAGCGGAAGCTGATCTCGCGGGTACTGAAGGAAGGGGCCTGA
- a CDS encoding sensor histidine kinase, with product MQATPTPVRPRRAERIMRVVNRDPRTAPHRTRNDALLAVATAALATAIALVGSNGPRPDALGWTLLLAAHAPLAWRRRSPLPVLLAVVAGVVPYHALDNDHAAPVPVTMVALYTVAGTGTARRTLLTGATALGVTLITNALTNPDGVLEVLRISGWVIAVLFCGMSARYYRQYVAAIVERAERAERTREEEARRRVAEERLRIARDLHDLLAHTITLIGVQTSVAAHVLAADPDRLDRAAVAKALDDIAETCRSARGELRTTLEVLRENGVPDPRGPLPGLHGLPDLAETARVTGAEVELSVGAGEVPPAVGAAAYRIVQEALTNAVRHGGRDGRKVGVRVRVHEEHGALRVTVTDDGGGPPARANPRVGEGAGAGPPGFGLVGMRERARSAGGTLEAGPRNDEGEGFEVRAVLPTEVGR from the coding sequence GTGCAGGCAACCCCGACACCAGTGCGTCCCCGCCGGGCCGAGCGGATCATGAGGGTGGTCAACCGCGACCCCCGCACCGCCCCGCACCGCACCCGCAACGACGCGCTGCTGGCCGTGGCGACGGCCGCCCTCGCCACGGCCATCGCCCTCGTCGGCAGTAACGGGCCGCGGCCCGACGCGCTCGGCTGGACGCTGTTGCTCGCCGCGCACGCGCCCCTCGCATGGCGGCGCCGCAGTCCGCTGCCGGTCCTGCTCGCGGTGGTGGCCGGCGTCGTCCCGTACCACGCCCTCGACAACGACCACGCCGCGCCCGTCCCCGTGACCATGGTGGCGCTGTACACGGTCGCGGGGACCGGCACGGCACGCCGTACGCTGCTCACCGGTGCCACGGCCCTCGGCGTGACACTGATCACCAACGCGCTCACCAACCCCGACGGGGTGTTGGAGGTCCTGCGGATCTCCGGCTGGGTCATCGCCGTCCTCTTCTGCGGCATGAGCGCCCGCTACTACCGCCAGTACGTCGCCGCCATCGTCGAACGCGCCGAACGCGCGGAGCGCACCCGTGAGGAGGAGGCCCGCCGTCGCGTCGCCGAGGAACGCCTGCGCATCGCCCGTGACCTGCACGACCTGCTCGCGCACACCATCACCCTCATCGGCGTGCAGACCTCCGTCGCCGCCCACGTCCTGGCCGCCGACCCCGACCGCCTCGACCGCGCGGCCGTCGCCAAGGCCCTCGACGACATCGCCGAGACCTGCCGCAGCGCGCGCGGCGAACTCCGTACGACGCTGGAGGTGCTGCGCGAGAACGGCGTCCCCGACCCGCGCGGACCGCTGCCCGGCCTGCACGGCCTGCCCGACCTCGCCGAGACGGCCCGGGTGACGGGGGCGGAGGTCGAACTGTCGGTGGGGGCGGGGGAGGTGCCGCCCGCGGTTGGCGCGGCCGCCTACCGGATCGTCCAGGAGGCGCTGACGAACGCGGTGCGGCACGGCGGACGGGACGGCCGGAAGGTGGGGGTCCGGGTTCGGGTGCACGAGGAACACGGCGCCCTGCGGGTGACGGTGACCGACGACGGTGGGGGTCCCCCCGCTCGCGCGAATCCGAGAGTGGGGGAGGGCGCCGGCGCCGGCCCGCCCGGGTTCGGGCTCGTCGGGATGCGGGAACGGGCGCGCAGTGCGGGCGGCACACTGGAGGCGGGGCCGAGGAACGACGAGGGGGAGGGGTTCGAGGTGCGTGCCGTACTGCCGACGGAGGTCGGCCGATGA
- a CDS encoding tellurite resistance TerB family protein, with translation MLPGRGQDGRVTRLARILGTRTAWTTVGDGEFFCPGCGGDRNYQRLTGRRRFTVLGMPVVPRGETGPVVECAACQCHFGTDVLDHPTTIRFSAMLRDAVHTVALAVLSAGGTCARTSLETAASAVRAAGFSDCTEEQLAALVAALAADTGRSYGEPYGTGLAIELHEALGPLAPHLAPVGRESILLQGARIALADGPYTPAEREVLATVGAALTICAEDVTRLLEAARTPS, from the coding sequence GTGCTGCCAGGACGGGGACAAGACGGCCGTGTCACCAGGCTTGCCCGCATCCTGGGCACCCGCACCGCGTGGACGACCGTGGGCGACGGCGAGTTCTTCTGCCCGGGCTGCGGCGGCGACCGCAACTACCAGCGGCTGACCGGCCGGCGCCGCTTCACCGTCCTCGGCATGCCCGTCGTGCCGCGCGGCGAGACCGGCCCGGTCGTCGAGTGCGCCGCCTGTCAGTGCCACTTCGGCACCGACGTCCTCGACCACCCCACGACCATCCGTTTCTCCGCGATGCTCCGCGACGCCGTCCACACCGTCGCCCTCGCGGTCCTGTCCGCGGGCGGCACCTGCGCACGGACGTCCCTGGAGACGGCGGCGAGCGCGGTGCGCGCGGCCGGCTTCAGCGACTGCACCGAGGAACAGCTCGCCGCCCTCGTCGCCGCCCTCGCCGCCGACACCGGCCGCAGCTACGGCGAACCGTACGGCACAGGACTCGCCATAGAGCTCCACGAGGCCCTCGGCCCCCTCGCCCCCCACCTCGCCCCGGTCGGCCGCGAATCGATCCTGCTGCAAGGCGCCCGCATCGCCCTCGCGGACGGTCCGTACACCCCCGCCGAGCGCGAGGTCCTCGCCACGGTGGGCGCGGCCCTGACGATCTGCGCGGAGGACGTGACCCGGCTGCTGGAGGCGGCCCGCACGCCGTCGTGA
- a CDS encoding M4 family metallopeptidase → MTTHGGFEPVFCTVVPPHILDRLARSDNPALSGPARRTILRDSELRVLRQVTTEYGLAAAPPAKAPSDQPLRTIYDCEHGTTLPGTKVRAEGSDPGQDATVNRAYSGLGATFDLYLKAYQRHSIDGDGLPLDASVHYDEGYNNAFWNGEQMVFGDGDGEIFVDFTTSIDVIGHELTHGVTQYTANLTYNGQPGALNESMSDVFGSLIKQYSLGQTAAEADWLIGAGLLAPGVTGTALRSMKAPGTAYDDDVLGKDPQPATMDGYVRTGRDNGGVHINSGIPNHAFYLAATALGGHAWEKAGQIWYDVLTGGELTERALFNDFAKLTVKAARERFGDGGDEFQAVEKAWEQVGVRIL, encoded by the coding sequence ATGACGACTCACGGGGGCTTCGAGCCCGTCTTCTGCACCGTCGTACCGCCGCACATCCTCGACCGGCTGGCCAGGAGCGACAACCCGGCCCTCTCCGGTCCCGCCCGGCGCACCATCCTGCGCGACAGCGAGCTGCGCGTACTCCGCCAGGTGACCACCGAGTACGGCCTCGCGGCCGCCCCGCCGGCGAAGGCACCGTCGGACCAGCCGCTGCGCACCATCTACGACTGCGAGCACGGCACCACCCTGCCGGGCACCAAGGTCCGCGCCGAGGGCTCCGACCCCGGCCAGGACGCCACCGTCAACCGCGCCTACTCCGGGCTCGGCGCCACCTTCGACCTCTACCTCAAGGCCTACCAGCGCCACTCGATCGACGGCGACGGTCTGCCCCTGGACGCCAGCGTCCACTACGACGAGGGCTACAACAACGCCTTCTGGAACGGCGAGCAGATGGTGTTCGGCGACGGTGACGGCGAGATCTTCGTCGACTTCACCACCTCCATCGACGTCATCGGGCACGAGCTCACCCACGGCGTCACGCAGTACACGGCGAACCTGACCTACAACGGCCAGCCGGGCGCGCTCAACGAGTCGATGTCCGACGTCTTCGGCTCGCTCATCAAGCAGTACTCGCTCGGCCAGACCGCCGCCGAGGCCGACTGGCTGATCGGCGCGGGCCTGCTCGCCCCGGGCGTCACCGGCACCGCCCTGCGCTCCATGAAGGCGCCGGGCACCGCGTACGACGACGACGTCCTCGGCAAGGACCCGCAGCCCGCGACGATGGACGGCTACGTGCGCACCGGCCGCGACAACGGCGGTGTCCACATCAACTCGGGCATCCCCAACCACGCCTTCTACCTGGCCGCCACCGCCCTCGGCGGCCACGCCTGGGAGAAGGCCGGCCAGATCTGGTACGACGTCCTGACCGGCGGCGAGCTCACGGAGAGGGCTCTCTTCAACGACTTCGCCAAGCTGACGGTGAAGGCCGCGCGCGAGCGCTTCGGCGACGGCGGTGACGAGTTCCAGGCCGTGGAGAAGGCGTGGGAGCAGGTGGGGGTGCGGATTCTCTGA
- a CDS encoding MFS transporter produces MTTADRVPAAALAEPVEQVGRGWTSALSLANGAIWVGWYGPLQILLASQAEDFAPGSGMSKETMLAWVTGAGAVVSLAANPLFGALSDRTTSRRGRRTPWIVAGAAGGALSLLLLAGAGGVWTMAAGWCLVQLTLNAAFAAVTAAVPDRVPRLQRGSVGGWLGAAQILGVVGGTGLATVAGGVGAGYAACAVFTVVGVLPYVLRYEDLRLAVADRPVWSWRGFAAGFWLSPRRYPDLGWAWLTRFLMNLSNALVLLYLLYYLRDRLDYADPEQGVLVLTAVNGLTLLATVVVGGVWSDRVGRRKPFVIWSGVLMAVATAGLAAWQTWPGAIVAAAVLGVGFGVFTSVDFALMTDVLPKAVDRGKDLGVINVANALPQVAAPALAAPIVTYLGGYRVLYLVAAVIGLAGAVLVRRIRGVD; encoded by the coding sequence ATGACGACGGCCGACCGGGTCCCGGCAGCCGCGCTGGCCGAGCCCGTCGAGCAGGTGGGCCGGGGCTGGACGTCGGCCCTGTCGCTGGCCAACGGGGCGATCTGGGTGGGCTGGTACGGCCCCCTGCAGATCCTGCTGGCCTCCCAGGCCGAGGACTTCGCGCCCGGCTCCGGCATGTCGAAGGAGACGATGCTGGCCTGGGTGACCGGCGCCGGAGCAGTGGTCTCACTGGCCGCGAACCCGCTGTTCGGCGCCCTGTCGGACCGTACGACCTCCCGCCGGGGCCGGCGCACGCCGTGGATCGTGGCCGGGGCGGCGGGCGGCGCGCTGTCGCTGCTGCTGCTCGCGGGCGCGGGCGGGGTCTGGACGATGGCGGCGGGCTGGTGCCTGGTCCAGCTGACCCTGAACGCGGCCTTCGCGGCGGTGACGGCGGCGGTGCCGGACCGGGTGCCGCGGCTCCAGCGCGGCTCGGTGGGCGGCTGGCTGGGGGCCGCGCAGATCCTGGGCGTGGTCGGCGGCACGGGGCTCGCGACGGTCGCCGGGGGCGTCGGGGCCGGGTATGCGGCGTGCGCGGTGTTCACGGTGGTGGGCGTGCTGCCGTACGTCCTGCGGTACGAGGATCTGCGGCTGGCGGTGGCGGACCGGCCGGTGTGGTCCTGGCGGGGCTTCGCGGCCGGGTTCTGGCTGAGCCCGCGCAGGTATCCCGACCTGGGGTGGGCGTGGCTGACCCGCTTCCTGATGAACCTGAGCAACGCGCTGGTGCTGCTGTACCTGCTCTACTACCTGCGCGACCGGCTGGACTACGCCGACCCCGAGCAGGGCGTGCTCGTCCTGACGGCGGTGAACGGACTGACGCTGCTCGCCACGGTCGTCGTCGGGGGCGTCTGGTCGGACCGGGTCGGCCGGCGCAAGCCGTTCGTGATCTGGTCCGGCGTGCTGATGGCGGTGGCGACGGCGGGGCTCGCGGCCTGGCAGACCTGGCCGGGAGCGATCGTCGCGGCGGCCGTGCTGGGGGTGGGGTTCGGTGTCTTCACCTCCGTGGACTTCGCCCTGATGACGGACGTGCTGCCGAAGGCCGTGGACCGGGGCAAGGACCTGGGCGTCATCAACGTCGCCAACGCCCTGCCCCAGGTCGCGGCGCCCGCCCTCGCCGCGCCGATCGTGACGTACCTGGGCGGCTACCGGGTGCTGTATCTGGTGGCCGCCGTGATCGGACTGGCGGGGGCGGTGCTGGTGCGGCGGATCAGGGGGGTGGACTGA